TTCAATTTTAAATTGACCTTTATAAAGCCTAGTACTATCTAAAGTGAAGCTATATCCAGATGTTTCTTTTTCTTCTGTCCAGTTTTTTTGAAACAGTACTAAATCCTTTTTATTTTTTATTACTAATTTTCTTGGAACAATTTTTTCATCCTCCCCTTCCCTAGGATATTGATAGTTCACAGATACCCAAATATTTTTATTTAGGTCAAGAACTCCATCATATTTTTCCATTTTCTGAGATTCAGAGTTAATTACATACCCTAATTGAAAATCTTCAATTCGACTTCCATTGTCTTTTGTAAAATTAATTAAAATAATAATAAAAGGTACACACGAAAGTATTAAAATAGGTATTAAAAGTATTTTTTTTATAATTTCACCACCTTTATAAAAATGAAATAGATTCCTTTAAATTTGCGATTACTTCATTCAATAAATTGAAATTAATTTTAGGTATCGCATAGAAATAGAATATTAAGTAAAATTTTACTAAGTTTTACTAAATTCAATGTAAACTAAAGCTATTATTGATTCAATGAAAATTTTGTGAATTTTTTAACAAACTTTATAACTTTTTATAAAATGACACATTTAAAGTAGTTAATCCTGTACAATTTAGACATTTAAAGGGTTTTTCTTAAATTTTAAAAAAAGCTTGCAGATATTGGTATAAAACCAATCAATCTACAAGCTAAACATTCAATAATTAACTCTATTTATTGTTGATTGTTTTTTCAGCTGCCTCTAAATACTTCATTCTTTCCAACATTGTCGGATGATCATATCTAAACAATTTCACTAAAAATGGTGGATTTACTTGAGACAAACTGTTTTTGGATAACTTTTGAAATGCTATAATTCCTGCCTCCGGATCATGTGTTAGCTTAACTGCATATAAATCTGCTCTTTTTTCGGCACTTCTTGAAAATGCATTTGATATCGGATCAGAAATAAAACCTACAATTCCACTTATGATCAAAAATAAGGTTAGGATGACGGCCATTTTATCGGTTGAATGACTACTCCTACTCTTTGATAATACGTACTTCATTAATAAATGAATGATATACAGACCGACTAAACTACCTGCTAACATACCAAACATTGATTTATAGATGTCTTTATGGACGTAATGTGACATTTCATGAGCCATGATGAACATAATTTCATCTTCAGTAAGTCCTTTTAGAGTTGTATCCCATAATACAATCCTAGCGTTTTTACCTATACCAGTAACATATGCATTATAAGTAGTTGTCTTAGTGGACATATTTACTTCATATACACGATGTGCAGGAATATTTGCTTCTTTAGCTAGGGTAATAATTTTCTTTTCAAGATTTTTATCTTTTAATGGGTAAAAATCATTATATAAGGGATCAATTACTACAGGCTGAATAAACGTTAAGAAAATCGTAAAAGGAATACTTAATAGCCATGCAGTTAGCCACCATTTCTTTGGCTGTTTTTTTATTAACAAATACACAACATACATCACAAAAAACATCATTCCAAAATTTATCCAAAAACTAATCATTTCATCCTTCATCCAGGCATTAAATGTTTGAACAGACAATCCGTATTTCGTCGATAATTTAAATCGATAGAAATCAATTGGAAATGAAACGATATATGTAGCGATTGATACAAAGAAGAAATATAAAAAGACTTGTATAAACTTAAATCTAGTCAACTTAGATAATGAGTCACCTAATCTTTCAATTGATCCACTTAATAATAAAAGCGATAATACAATCCAATCAATCGGCAAGGTAATAAAGTAAAGAACATTTTTTAAAGTGCTATAACTAGAACTTAAATTAGCTTCCTTATGATTCATGAATGTATGTGGATCAACAAACGTTCCTTTATATTTTGAAGGTAGGTCAGAAGTCGTAAAAACATAAAAGTATAACAGGACTAAAATGATATAAACGAGATAGCCTAGACAGATGAATTTGGTTAGTTTAGATTTAGTTGCTTTTTTCATAAAATCTCCCCCCATTCTATATTATCAACTTTGTCCAATTTTTTAGAACTTCAACCTATTATATTTTTTAAATACTTTTTTCTATTTTAAAGGGATTTTTAGGAAAATAATGATACAACCAATATCTAACTAAGAAGTTCCGTCCGACACTTTTAGAATAAATTAGTCAGACCATAATCTGTTTTTATAAATACAGGAATTAGTAATCTATTTTAATAGAGTGAAATTTAAAATGTGAGGTGGGTATATCGGAGGTACATTTCATTTCTAGTATAAATTTAACTTTATTTTATAGATAATTAGCAGTCTTGAAATTTGAAAGAAGTAGAACAGTTTTGCATGTTTTCCATTTGAAAGAGTAACGTCTGTACATTTTTTAGTGTGTAATTCCTTTACAACTTTATATCCCTATTAAATAGGAGAGATCCCCTAAAAGAGCTCTCTCCTCTATTATCTCAAATTATTGTCTAACTGAATCTTTCAATGCTCTTCTAAGTATTTTACCAGTTGCATTTTTTGGAAGCTCTGGAATGAACTCTATTGATCTCGGTACTTTATATTTTGCTAAGTGTGCCTTGCAATATTCAGTCAACGTCTCCACACTTAATGAAGGATTTTTTGACACAACATAAGCTTTTACACTCTCTCCAAAATTATCGTCTGGTAATCCAATCACCGCACATTCTACAACATCTGGATGATTATAAATTACCTCTTCAACTTCACGAGGGTATACGTTATAGCCGCCAACAAGAATCAATTCTTTTTTTCGATCGACTATATAGAAATAACCATCTTCGTCTATTCTTGCTAAGTCACCAGTATATAACCAGCCATCTCGTATCGTCATTGCTGTTTCTTCTGGCATATTATAATAGCCTTTCATTATATTTGGTCCGCGGACGATTAATTCACCTACT
This genomic interval from Gottfriedia acidiceleris contains the following:
- a CDS encoding M48 family metallopeptidase; translated protein: MKKATKSKLTKFICLGYLVYIILVLLYFYVFTTSDLPSKYKGTFVDPHTFMNHKEANLSSSYSTLKNVLYFITLPIDWIVLSLLLLSGSIERLGDSLSKLTRFKFIQVFLYFFFVSIATYIVSFPIDFYRFKLSTKYGLSVQTFNAWMKDEMISFWINFGMMFFVMYVVYLLIKKQPKKWWLTAWLLSIPFTIFLTFIQPVVIDPLYNDFYPLKDKNLEKKIITLAKEANIPAHRVYEVNMSTKTTTYNAYVTGIGKNARIVLWDTTLKGLTEDEIMFIMAHEMSHYVHKDIYKSMFGMLAGSLVGLYIIHLLMKYVLSKSRSSHSTDKMAVILTLFLIISGIVGFISDPISNAFSRSAEKRADLYAVKLTHDPEAGIIAFQKLSKNSLSQVNPPFLVKLFRYDHPTMLERMKYLEAAEKTINNK